The DNA region ctggtgctcagggcctgctcctgtgcggccaggatgagtgcctctgtgctgtccttcagcccagccctttcaagccattggtaggatttgttgagatcagccacttcagttatgttccggtggtacatcccgtgtaagggcttgtcctcccatgatggtccctcttccagcatctcatcctccgttctccactgtctgagacattcactcagcacgtcatctgtcggggccttatccttgatgtacttatggatcttggatgtttcatcctggatagtggctctcacgctcactagtcctcggcctccttccttgcggctagcgtacagtctcagggtgctggatttggggtggaaccctccatgcatggtgagaagctttcgtgtcttaacatctgtggtctgtatctcttcctttggccaccttattattcccgcagggtatctgatcactggcagagcgtagctgtttattgcccgggatttgttcttgccattgagctggcttcttaggacttgccttactctttggaggtatttggctgttgccgcattccttgttgcctgttcaaggttgccgtttgcctgtggtattccaaggtacttgtaattgtcctcaatgtctgctattcttccttctgggagtgagaccccttctgtgtggattaccttgcctctctttgtcaccatcctcccacatttctcgagtccgaatgacatcccgatgtccgagctgtagatcctggtggtgtggatcagcgagtcgatgtctcgctcactcttggcgtacagcttgatgtcatccatgtagaggaggtgacttatagtggccccgttccggagtcggtatccatagccagtcttgtttattatttggctgagggggttcagacctatgcagaacagcagtggggacagtgcatctccttggtatatgccacgtttgatggatacttgggcaagtggcttcccattggcttcaagggtggttctccacaacctcatcgagtttgcaatgaaggcccttagagttctgttgatgttgtatatatatatatatatatatatatatatatatatatatatatatatatatatatatatatatatatatatatatatcgttTGACACAAACGAAACATGTTTGCTTTCAGGGTCGGAACCTTTTTAATGACTATGGGCGGAACAAACATTACGTACCGTCCAGACGTACGGCGCTGTGCTCACGTCTTACGTCAACTCAAAATCGAAGTAGCCTTCTCCAGGCGTACACTCTTTATTTTCGTGTATTGCAATAAACATTTGTACGTACCTATGTAACACGCTATGTGTGGATCCGCGGGGGGCCCGCCGCTGTAAAGGAATACTCTTGTGGAATACCACCTCTGGGATCGAAATCTGCGCTTCTTTCAGCTAAGCTAACGTTATTGCATCTGTTAGCAAAACTTGCTAGCTAAGACGCTAGCGCTTAACGTTAGCTGTCCCTACCCAACCCGTCGAGCTAGCTATGCGTTAGCATTTTAGCCTAGCTCGCTAACCAGTGACAAATGACAAAGGTAAACAACTAACCTCTTGAGTCCGTTTATTGCAAAACGACACTTTCATAACTTTACCTAGGTGTATGTCTACAATCTGTTGTCGATTGAAACTGTATTTTGACACCCCTGTTGCTACCGCGAAGACAGAACTACGAAACGGAGAAATGGGGCAGCAACAGCGTCAAcgcaaaacaatacaaaacccAATCCCTCTGCACTAAGTTAGGCCGACCGAGCTAACTCTGGCTAATCGCTATCCTTTGCTAAGCTGCCGGCTGTAATGTTAGCCTATTTCAAATGAATAAACCTCGCATGGATGATCACAGCAACAGTCTGCTGAACGGAGCACGTTAGACACACGGGGATTAATCTTTAATCCAAACAACAGTTCACAATGTTAAAAGTATTACTACCACTTGCAGTGTTGGCACTTCGTCGTTTTTGACATGTAACGTTACGCATGCAGTTATTATGTGGCCGATAAACGGTGCTTTGTAGTCAGCAGTTGTCAATTCACATGTTTGGTGAAGCTTGTATTAGCTTGACGTGTTAATTACCTTCAGTAGCGTTACTGACCCGTCTTCGCGCTGTGTTTGGCTCTTTTGTTATTATCTTGCACCGTTATCATAATAAGGTAATGAGAGCACCATAAACTTAAGTGAAATTTATTATTGCACGCTCACCCAATAGCACATGCCTAAATTACCTTGCCTTGATATGGCGTCACATTTTATTGGGCACTAGAGCTTTATAAGTATGAAAAAGATAAGAATCTTCAAGTTGTCGTTGTCATCCTTAAGGCTTTCCTTTTTTATAGTAATAGACTGAAGATCCTTTAATGTTGCTGCAGTTATTCCATTTATCAATAAGACACATGAACAACAGTTTAACTCCTTGATGGAGAAATTTATTTAGGCAAGCATTAAGAAAATTAAGCACTTGAGGGGCATAGTCTGATATGTGTCATGTCACTCATCTGTCTAATTAGATGTCAGATTAGATGTCAgatttattcacatttttaaaaGGTGTAGTATTAGCTTGGTTAAAATTTTGAAGCTGAACTCATAGCTTTTTCTCTTCCCTGTGTGTTACTTTGCTAGGGCGTGAATGATGTGATCCTGAACATGCCAGAGTGAAGGAAGAAAGCTTTTCCTGTTACCATCTACAACTTGGCACAAACAGTCATCATCAAATCATAGGACAGCATCCCAGTAATCCAGGCAGCACACCTGTCTGCAGATTGGACTGCATTTGAACAATGTGAGGGCCCCTCGGTGCAGTCTGAGGGGAGCCCGGGACTTGCAGATACGACCCTGCTGTGCGGGGTGGAACTGATTCTGTCTCATAGAGAACTGCCTTTCTAGTAGATTCCTAGTCATTCATACATTCTTGGTCTCCTTATCAAGGAGATAAGCCATGATGTTCCGAGACCAGGTTGGTGTCCTTACAGATTGGTTCAAAGGCTGGAATGAGTGCGAACAGACGGTGGCACTATTGTCCCTCCTGAAGAGGGTGTCCCGCACCCAGGCACGGTTCTTACACATCTGCCTTGAACACTGGCTGGCTGACTGCACAGAGATTCACATCCTTGAAGCTGAGGCCAACAATGCAGGTAACGAAGAGCTTCATCAGagttaattgtaattaattggCTGTTATTAACTGTGTCTGTCTACTGAATCTGTAAAAAGGATTGATCACTAGTGAAATTGACCATTTGCTCTTTATCATTAGCAATTGTCAGCCAGTGGCATCAGGAGCCAAAGGAGAAAGTGGTGTCCTTGCTGCTGTCCCATCTGCCGCTACTGCAACCACGCAATAGCGAGGCCAAGTGTGAATacatgaagctgctgcaaaAGGTATTGAGTCACACTATTGAGAGTAGTCTGTTCGTGGAAGagagcagacagctgctgtccTATGCTCTTATACACCCTGCTACCACACTGGATGACCGCACCTCTCTGGCCATGTGGCTGAATCACCTCGAGGAGCATCTATCCAGCGGCTACGCACCCCGGGGCCCATCCAGCCCCTATCACCCACGCCAGGCCTCAGATGAATGGCCCAGCTCTGCTGAGTCCCTGGACCCTGGTCATGCCTGGCATGACAAGTCCCCCTCATCAAACACGTCTCCAGCAGACCAGAACGGACACATGCCTTTCCCAGGCAGAATGTCCTCTCCTATCAACAGCAATAATACTGGTAATATTTCTCAGTCACCATTGATTTATAAACTATTGTTGGGGCACAATTTCTACAGTTTAATTACTACCTATAAAACATACATGTAATTTTTTTTCGTAATTATAacagttttagtttgtttgtcttatttgcatgttttcttCCAGGTCTGATTGGGCAGATGCAGCCAAGTCCTCTGAAGAAGTCCATGTCCGTTATTCCTTCCAGTCCCCAGGCTTGTGGCTCTGAGTGGGTTTGCCAGGATGATGCAGGGGGCCGTCAGAACTTGATTCCAACTGACCACGCTCCTCTTTCCCCTCAGAGCAGTGTAGCTTCATCAGGCAGTGAGCAAACAGAAGAACAGGGCTCTAATCGCAACACTTTTCAAGAGGATGGTAGTGGCATGAAAGGTCAGAGTGCATCACTTAAATGAGTTTGTGGTATTTGGCTCTGATAGGGAAGAATTGAATGTCGACTACAGAAATGTAAGCTGAATATAGCATAATCTTATTTGTCCCTTCTTGTGGGTTTGTTCTAGATGTTCCTGCCTGGTTGAAGAGTCTCCGCCTTCATAAATATGCATCGCTTTTCTCCCAGATGACCTACGAGGAGATGATGATTCTCACTGAGCAGCACCTGGAGACGCAGGTTTTTCACCCTCTTTTTACCTACACTGGGGCCGGGCTTTGATTATTCCACCCTCCTTATCAATTGTGAACATTACTGTCCTTAAACCTGAGGATACATCAACTCTCAATGAGGCATGAAATTAAGCAACGCACCCTACAGTTATATAGAGCCAGTCACACATACAAATGGTGCGATTTTGACTCTGCCCCTTGGCTTTAATGAAACAGATGGTGATTAGGTTTGTTATTTAGTAACTGTCTAAATGGCCCAGTGTTCCCACAAGTACCAACTTGTCTCATTCTCCTGCCTTCTTGTTATTTTCTGTCTATCCTTTTTAGAATGTCACGAAAGGAGCACGGCACAAAATTGCCTTGAGTATCCAGAAACTGCGAGAGAGGCAGTGTGTGCTCAAGTCTTTAGAAAAGGTAATTCAAATGGGATGGCTTGTTTTTCTcgtgaagcagctgtgttttATCTTGCACTTAAGTGTGGTTATTGGTTATAACCTTACAATTTAGTTCAAGTAGTAAATCCTGGTTTTCCTCTtgaacacagagcagaaccggTCAGTGTCTTGTCTTCTAAAGACACTGACTGGGCACCAAATGTTGGcttaaatttaaatttcaaatcTGCATATGTGTTTTGTCAGGATATTTTGGAAGGAGGAAACCTTCGTAACGCCCTTCAGGAGCTCCAACAGATCATCATTACGCCCATAAAAGTCTACAGCCCACTAAGTACAGCGCAGCCTGCCTCGGACGCCCCCCCCTCTCCTTCGGAAAACACGAAAGCAGATAAAGAGTCAGCCACAGAGGGTTTCCAGTCCCACAACCCACCCCCTTGTGATGGAGACTCTTCAGCCACACCTATCTCAGACGGCGACATTGCTGGACAGTTTACCCGTGTCATGGGCAAAGGTAATAATGACGTGGATGAAGTAAACTAACAGACTCCAGTAAACAGTGTGCAAAACACAGATATTTAATACACAGTCTATATCCAAATACACAAAGCAGATGGGACCCAAAATAAAAGTTGGTAGTTGGAAGTTGGTATTGAAATATATCCAAACGTCGttctttttgtttcagtgtgCACTCAGCTGCTCGTGTCCAGGCCAG from Betta splendens chromosome 13, fBetSpl5.4, whole genome shotgun sequence includes:
- the LOC114867933 gene encoding protein Smaug homolog 2, translated to MMFRDQVGVLTDWFKGWNECEQTVALLSLLKRVSRTQARFLHICLEHWLADCTEIHILEAEANNAAIVSQWHQEPKEKVVSLLLSHLPLLQPRNSEAKCEYMKLLQKVLSHTIESSLFVEESRQLLSYALIHPATTLDDRTSLAMWLNHLEEHLSSGYAPRGPSSPYHPRQASDEWPSSAESLDPGHAWHDKSPSSNTSPADQNGHMPFPGRMSSPINSNNTGLIGQMQPSPLKKSMSVIPSSPQACGSEWVCQDDAGGRQNLIPTDHAPLSPQSSVASSGSEQTEEQGSNRNTFQEDGSGMKDVPAWLKSLRLHKYASLFSQMTYEEMMILTEQHLETQNVTKGARHKIALSIQKLRERQCVLKSLEKDILEGGNLRNALQELQQIIITPIKVYSPLSTAQPASDAPPSPSENTKADKESATEGFQSHNPPPCDGDSSATPISDGDIAGQFTRVMGKVCTQLLVSRPDEENISCYLQLIEKCLTHEAFTETHKKRLVSWKQQVLKLLRLFPRKAMLDMPVYRQKGWTYGSNSLPTAGSVSGGVGRRGQRQFQMTPRGLPAGRINLLSPGGIGGASPRHTLTNPALAGQGRQNLWFANPGGSNSMPSQSRSSVQRTHSLPVHTSPQTMLMFQQQECQVPGADLEINPTLESLCLSMTEHALGDGTDRTSTI